In Perca fluviatilis chromosome 14, GENO_Pfluv_1.0, whole genome shotgun sequence, a genomic segment contains:
- the LOC120573140 gene encoding protein mono-ADP-ribosyltransferase PARP14-like, with amino-acid sequence MDGVYQYSVFFEWHSSLLGEQAKRIETYFRVRRRSGGGDCGPVSRVKDDVYSVAFKYQKDQLAVLQKSEHVVDGVVFAVRGTMEHIISSPSQDPTAPVQSPQSIPASTPPPSGEEYELQVDAYLLRYLKECPKAGEKLEKEFASVACSAQLYPEEERVSVRRLAQPGAAGDDRNWNAEVDKLFDGYLCHYEFDAHKVKALLQSCSSRQSTDEVKVYSEVGMAVVVGEPSQVNARLMNVEDRSGVSEKQTSIRRLGEAKLRLLWKEIEHSLGRDCPGVKVTQGAAGQLVLEGTVEEILKADDWISGQENLVLEKTVSDMSPHLLAFLRKAYRGPGVLGHFLGVSDKVEVELRDTELRLVSLSTDNLDETENALQLEIKEVHIDVPYCSAVPSELQEKLKSKTNEMNQGQYRAQVFFGLGSSVCLLGHTKEVEELSEAVTQFILESSVQSKVSLPSIAHNLESLSLSEVNTTVARYSLRDGFQVLVCQGDITKQDADALVNAANEDLDHGGGVAAALSKAGGPQVQKESRAIVKQTGKIPTGDVVVTTGGNLKCKKLLHAVGPVGGKSGGREGVLLEKTVQSALNLAEMMEFRSIAIPCISSGTFSVPVTVCSEAIVTAVKKFGSQGGRSLSRVILIDNRGEVVRAMQEACDRLLQGISTGNSAPRDLGFQVDASAQDTAGGATAGAPGGGVHVEIIQGTIETQQVDALVSPMVGHDPLSTRVGNILFKMVGSQLTTKFRKEAGEEETLPGDPVLVEGLPELPSNAVFFLNLIPWDDDHDGTAVQVLRMGINEILTSCVKRGFGSLAFPVLGAGIALCFPDSVVARVLLEEVHAFGQNQASGTPLLVRIVIHPNDEESSEAFKSVQEAFQPKGFTKDVHQPGQVSTARRIVLLGKTGSGKSNLGNTIFGEKLFTTNHTPNSGTSECQAETRCVNGRSITLIDTPGFFDAGRSEEEMKPKIVRCITECAPGPHAFLIVLKVEKFTEHEQAVITKICQYFTEDALKYAVIVFTHGDQLPKGMKIEDFVSQNENLSDLVKKCGGRCHVMDNKYWKNKQQNSYRSNQVQVDELLNTIDKMVMENNGCYTNRVFQEVEKEIQREEKIIKQSSGNLPTKEIRNQAKNKVSEKFLIQLAGTGTGALLGAFFGVAAMVGLVVTALHNCQSLMKLVNKVPALRGVTTAAAAEA; translated from the exons ATGGATGGTGTTTACCAGTATTCGGTTTTCTTTGAGTGGCACAGCAGCCTGCTCGGGGAGCAGGCGAAGAGAATCGAAACATATTTCCGTGTTCGGCGCAGATCCGGCGGAGGAGACTGTGGCCCAGTGAGCAGGGTGAAGGATGACGTCTACAGCGTTGCTTTCAAATATCAAAAAG ATCAGCTGGCAGTCCTGCAGAAATCTGAGCATGTTGTGGATGGTGTGGTGTTCGCTGTCCGAGGCACCATGGAACACATCATCTCCTCTCCAAGCCAGGATCCTACAGCTCCAGTACAG AGCCCACAGTCCATTCCTGCCTCAACTCCTCCACCAAGTGGTGAAGAATATGAACTACAAGTTGATGCTTACCTTCTTCGTTACCTTAAGGAATGTCCCAAGGCTGGGGAGAAACTAGAGAAAGAATTTGCCTCTGTGGCCTGCTCTGCTCAGCTTTacccagaggaggagagggtttCAGTTAGGCGTTTAGCTCAACCTGGTGCTGCAGGTGATGATAGAAACTGGAATGCCGAGGTAGACAAACTTTTTGATGGCTACCTGTGCCACTATGAGTTTGACGCTCATAAAGTTAAAGCTTTGCTTCAGTCCTGCAGCTCTCGTCAGAGCACAGATGAGGTGAAGGTGTACAGCGAGGTTGGGATGGCTGTTGTTGTCGGGGAGCCTTCTCAGGTGAACGCCAGGTTGATGAATGTAGAGGACAGGTCAGGTGTGAGTGAGAAGCAAACCAGCATTCGGCGACTGGGCGAGGCCAAGCTCCGCCTCCTCTGGAAAGAGATCGAGCACAGTTTAGGACGAGATTGTCCAGGAGTGAAGGTAACGCAGGGAGCTGCCGGTCAGTTAGTTTTGGAAGGTACTGTGGAGGAGATTCTTAAGGCAGACGATTGGATCTCTGGTCAGGAGAATTTGGTGTTGGAAAAGACGGTTTCTGACATGAGCCCACATTTGTTGGCCTTTCTAAGGAAGGCATACAGAGGTCCAGGGGTGCTAGGTCACTTTTTAGGTGTCAGTGACAAGGTGGAAGTAGAGTTACGAGACACAGAGCTACGTTTGGTCTCCCTTTCCACTGATAATCTTGATGAAACAGAAAATGCACTGCAACTTGAGATAAAGGAAGTACACATTGATGTTCCTTACTGCTCCGCTGTGCCGTCTGAGCTTCAGGAAAAGCTTAAGTCCAAGACAAATGAGATGAACCAAGGGCAATACCGGGCTCAGGTCTTCTTTGGCTTAGGCAGCTCGGTGTGCTTACTGGGCCACACCAAAGAGGTTGAAGAGCTGAGTGAAGCTGTCACACAGTTTATTTTGGAGTCTAGTGTGCAAAGCAAAGTCAGTCTGCCTAGTATTGCTCATAATTTGGAATCTCTGAGTTTGagtgaagtaaacacaacagtTGCGCGCTACAGCCTCCGTGATGGGTTCCAGGTGCTGGTGTGTCAGGGTGACATCACCAAACAGGATGCTGATGCCCTGGTGAATGCTGCCAACGAAGATCTGGACCACGGTGGAGGGGTTGCTGCAGCACTGAGTAAAGCAGGTGGCCCTCAGGTGCAGAAGGAGAGCAGAGCTATAGTAAAGCAGACTGGGAAAATCCCCACAGGTGATGTGGTAGTGACCACAGGGGGGAACTTAAAGTGCAAGAAACTGCTGCATGCTGTTGGGCCTGTAGGTGGAAAATCAGGTGGTAGAGAGGGGGTGTTACTGGAAAAAACTGTCCAGTCTGCTCTGAATTTAGCAGAGATGATGGAGTTCAGGTCCATAGCCATTCCTTGCATCAGCTCAGGGACATTCAGTGTCCCTGTTACTGTGTGCTCTGAGGCTATTGTTACTGCTGTTAAGAAATTTGGCAGTCAGGGAGGGAGAAGTCTGAGCAGAGTCATCCTGATTGATAACAGAGGAGAGGTGGTGAGGGCAATGCAGGAAGCATGTGACCGGCTTCTCCAAGGGATAAGTACTGGAAACAGTGCACCGAGAGATCTGGGCTTCCAGGTGGATGCTTCTGCCCAAGACACAGCAGGAGGAGCCACAGCTGGAGCTCCTGGAGGTGGTGTCCATGTAGAGATCATTCAGGGAACCATCGAGACCCAGCAG GTGGATGCGCTGGTATCGCCCATGGTTGGCCATGACCCTCTCTCTACCCGTGTCGgaaacattttgtttaaaatggttgGATCCCAGCTGACCACAAAGTTTAGAAAGGaagcaggagaagaagaaacactGCCTGGTGACCCAGTCCTGGTGGAGGGCTTGCCTGAACTCCCATCTAATGCAGTGTTCTTCCTCAACCTCATTCCCTGGGATGATGACCATGATGGAACTGCAGTCCAG GTTCTGAGAATGGGCATCAACGAAATCCTAACTTCCTGTGTGAAAAGAGGGTTTGGATCTCTCGCATTTCCTGTACTTGGAGCTGGGATTGCCCTGTGTTTTCCTGACAGCGTGGTAGCCAGGGTTCTACTGGAGGAAGTTCATGCGTTTGGACAGAACCAAGCCAGTGGAACGCCATTACTGGTCCGCATCGTCATCCACCCCAACGACGAGGAGTCTAGTGAG GCCTTCAAATCTGTGCAGGAAGCTTTCCAACCGAAAGGATTCACAAAAGATGTTCACCAACCAGGCCAAG TGTCAACTGCAAGGAGGATCGTCCTGCTCGGGAAAACTGGATCTGGGAAAAGCAACCTAGGCAACACCATATTTGGAGAGAAATTGTTCACCACAAACCATACTCCCAACTCTGGAACAAGTGAATGTCAAGCTGAAACCAGATGTGTCAACGGAAGAAGCATCACTTTGATCGACACTCCTGGTTTCTTTGATGCAGGCAGGTCTGAGGAGGAGATGAAGCCAAAGATAGTGAGGTGTATCACAGAGTGCGCTCCTGGGCCTCATGCTTTTCTCATTGTGCTTAAAGTGGAGAAATTCACAGAGCACGAGCAGGCTGTCATCACTAAAATATGCCAGTATTTCACGgaagatgctttaaaatatgctgtAATTGTCTTCACTCATGGTGACCAGCTCCCTAAAGGGATGAAAATTGAGGACTTTGTCAGTCAGAATGAGAATCTGAGTGATCTGGTGAAGAAGTGCGGCGGCCGGTGCCACGTCATGGATAATAAATACTGgaagaacaaacagcagaatAGCTACAGGAGCAACCAGGTCCAGGTGGATGAGCTGCTTAACACCATAGACAAGATGGTGATGGAAAACAATGGATGCTACACCAATAGGGTGTTTCAAGAAGTGGAgaaagaaatacagagagaggaaaagatcATAAAACAGTCATCAGGTAACTTGCCAACGAAAGAGATCAGAAATCAGGCGAAAAACAAAGTGTCTGAGAAGTTTTTGATCCAGCTGGCAGGTACTGGCACAGGAGCATTGCTTGGAGCTTTTTTTGGCGTGGCAGCGATGGTTGGATTAGTTGTCACAGCTCTGCACAACTGTCAATCATTAATGAAACTTGTGAATAAAGTTCCAGCATTAAGAGGGgtgacaacagcagcagcagcggaggCGTAG